The Streptomyces sp. A2-16 sequence CGCTGAAGGTCCCAAAGTGCTGCTGCACCAGCAGGGTCGTCGGGACGAGGACAGCCACCTGCTTGCCGTCCTGTACGGCCTTGAAGGCGGCCCGCACCGCGATCTCCGTCTTGCCGTAGCCGACGTCGCCGCAGATCAGACGGTCCATGGGGACCGACTTCTCCATGTCCTCCTTGACCTCGGCGATGGTGGTCAGCTGGTCGGGCGTCTCCGCGTACGGGAAGGCGTCCTCCAGTTCGCGCTGCCACGGGGTGTCCGGGCCGAAGGTGTGCCCGGGGGCCGCCATCCGCGCGCTGTACAGCTTGATCAGGTCGGCGGCGATCTCCTTGACGGCCTTCTTGGCGCGCGCCTTGGTCTTGGTCCAGTCGGCGCCGCCGAGCCGGTGCAGGGTGGGCGCCTCACCGCCGACGTACTTGGTGATCTGCTCCAGCTGGTCGGTGGGGATGTAGAGCCGGTCGCCGGGCTGGCCGCGCTTGGCGGGGGCGTACTCGACGACGAGGTACTCGCGCGTGGCGCCCTGCACGGTCCGCTGGACCATCTCGATGTAGCGGCCGACGCCGTGCTGCTCGTGGACGATGTAGTCGCCCGCCTCCAGGGTGAGCGGGTCGATCGTCTTGCGGCGCCGTGCGGGCATCCGGGCGCCGTCCTTGCCGGCCGCCTTCTGCCCGGTCAGGTCGGTCTCGGTCAGCACCGCGAGTCTCAGCGCCGGGTCGACGAAGCCGTACTCGATGGAGCCGCACGCCACGTGCACGACGGAGGGGCTGAGGGAGGCGAGTTCGGCGTCCAGGCGGGCCGCGATGCCCTCGCCGCCCAGCACCTCGACGGTACGGGCCGCGGGGCCGTGCGCCTCGGTCACGAAGACCGCGCGCCAGCCGTCGGCGAGCCAGCCCTTGGTGTCGGCGAGGGCCTTGGCGGTGTCGCCGCGGTAGGTCTCGGGCGCGTGCATGCCGAGCTTGAGGGTGTCGGCCTCCAGTTCGAGATCGGCCGCGAACGGGGAGACCGACCACCACATCATGTCCAGCTCGCGCGCGCGGTCGCGGACGTCGGCGATGGACCACAGAGAGGCCGCGCCGACGTCGATGGGCGCCTCGCCGCCGCCCGCGGTGGCCGCCCAGGATGCCTGGAGGAACTCCTGCGAGGTAGCCACGAGGTCCGACGCGCGCGTGCGCACCCGCTCCGGGTCGCACACCACGGCCATGGCGCCCTTGGGCAGGACGTCGATCAGGAGCTCCATGTCGTCGACGAGGACGGGAGCCAGGGACTCCATGCCCTCCACGGCGATGCCCTCGGCGATCCTGCCGAGCAGTTCGCCGAGCTCCGGGTGCTGCTCGGCGAGGGCACGCGCGCGTGCGCGTACGTCGTCGGTCAGGAGCAGTTCGCGGCAGGGCGGGGCCCACAGGCCGTGCTCGGCGACCTCCAGGGAGCGCTGGTCGGCGACCTTGAAGTAGCGGATCTCCTCGACGTCGTCGCCCCAGAACTCGACGCGCAGGGGGTGTTCCTCGGTGGGCGGGAAGACGTCGAGGATGCCTCCTCGGACGGCGAACTCGCCGCGCTTCTCGACGAGCTCCACGCGCGCGTAGGCGGCTGCGGCGAGGGCTTCCACGATCGTGTTCAGGTCGGCGGTCTGGCCGGTGCGCAATGCCACCGGTTCCAGGTCGCCGAGGCCCTTGACCTGCGGCTGGAGCACGGACCGTACGGGCGCGACGACGACCGAGACGGGGCCGGTCTCGGGGTCGTCGGGACGCGGGTGGGACAGGCGGCGCAGGACGGCCAGGCGGCGGCCGACGGTGTCGGAGCGGGGGCTGAGGCGCTCGTGCGGAAGGGTCTCCCAGGACGGGTACTCCACGACCCCCTCGGGCGGGAGCAGGGAGCGCAGTGCCGCGGCCAGGTCCTCCGCCTCGCGGCCCGTCGCCGTCACCGCGAGGACCGGTCGTCCGGCCTCACGCGCGAGCGCGGCGACCGCGAAGGGGCGGGCCGCCGGGGGGCCGACCAGGTCGACGTGCATGCGGTTGCCGTCTTGGGCCGCCGTGATCGCTTCCGCGAGGGCGGGGTCCTTGACGACGGCGTCGAGCAGACCGTGCAGGCTCATTCGGGGCGGCTTTCGTCCGAGGGGGGCTGGGCTGGGCGTGGGGGTGGGCAACGCGAAGGGCCCGACACAATCAAGGGCCGGGGGGTCTCCAGCCTACGACGGCGCCGCCCCGACCGTCGGAGCCTGTGGACAACCCCGGCTGTCGCACCAACCGGGCGATGAACCCCTGGCGGACGGCCGCCCGACCGGGGCGGTAGCGGCGTGCCCGGCGGCGAAGCGTGGCTGATGCCTCGCCCGTCCGGCCCAGACACCGGTCGGCTCCACTCGCCGCTCCCCTTCACGACGGACTCGATCCGGTTCGCTCACGCCTCACCCGCAACACACGTACACAGAAGGGCAGTTGTCGATCCTCGGCTGTCATATTCGTGAAGCTGGCGTCGATTAGACATGTGTCATCCGGGTAGCTACCTCATAGACGACACTAGTCCGACTATCAGCACACAGCGAGCGGTCGAGTAGGGTGTGGCTCCCCAGAACCTGTCAATTCGCCGCCTTCAAGTCGCTGCATGTCGACTCGCGCCGTCACATTCGAAGGAGCATCATGCCCACCGCTTTGGATCCCAGCCTCAACCGCCGGAAGCTGCGTCTCGCCCTGAGGAGCGCTCGCGACAAGGCTGGACTGACACAGCGAGACGCAGCGGAGGCCCTGGAATGGTCACTCAGTAAGATCATCCGAATTGAGGCCGGGACGGTAAGCCTGTCGGTGACGGATCTTCGGGCCATGCTCCGGGAGTACGGCGTCACCGATCAGGAAGCCGTCTCCGAGTTGGAGGAAGCCGCTCGCGGCAGCAAAGGGCAGTCGTGGTGGTCGGAGTACAGCGACGTCATGACTCCGGTGTTCACCCAGTTCCTGGGCTATGAGAGCGCTGCGACCCTGATCCGCGCCTACCACCCCAGCCTGGTCCCCGGCCTCCTCCAGACGACGGACTACGCAACCGCGCTGTTCGAAACCAGCCCGATGGACACCAGGCGCATGCAGCGCACGCTCGACATGCGGCTCGCACGGCAGGAGCGCGTCCTGCAGGAGGGCGGCCCCAAGGTGGAAGTGATCCTCGACGAAGCGGCGCTCCGCCGCCAGATCGGCGGTCCCGCGACGATGCGGCAACAGGTGTCGCACATCAAGGAACTCGCCTCCGGCGAGCAGGTGACCGCCTACATCCTGCCTTTCACCGCGGGGGCTCACGACAGCCTGGAGAGCAGCTTCTTCCTGCTCAGCTTCCAGGACGAGGAAGACGCCCTCTACCTGGTGGGCCCCGGGGGAACCCTCACCAACCGGGACGACCGGGAAGTCATCGCCCGGTACCAGGAGTGCTACGAGGACCTGCGCAACAAGGCGTTGTCGGAAACAGACACGATCGCCCTGCTCGACGAACTCGTCGAGTTCCATCACACCCGAAGCTAGAACGCACCCTCACAGGGGGGAGGAACGCCGTGACCGCCGGCAGGAAGAGCAGGAAGGGACGCGAGCCGCGCCCCTGCCCGAGTTGTTCGGCGGCCGGTGTCCGCCCCCCTGAGGCTTCGGATCGTGACCTCACCCGCAACCCCACCCACAACTCGTTGGTGCAGCAGGGAATGGCCAGCAATGCGGCTTCCTCGCGCCTTCGGAAGATCAGCGGCTCCGAAACCGACGACAGAATCAGACAACGCCATGCCCACGTCGACGATCTGATACGGGTTTTCCGGAACGTCGCCGCGATGGCCGTGTTCGCCCTGGTGACCCTGACGGTGGTCGCCTACGCCGGCATAAAAGCCGGGATCCCTCCGGAAGCGTGCGTCGTCGGGGGCGTGACCAGCGCCTCGCTCCTCGTCAGAGCCTTCACCAGGATTTTCGATGTGGTGCGGTCTTCACTGCCGGACGCACCAGTAGACCGACCGTCCAACGACGAGCGGTAGTGGGGTCGTGATTCCACCACCACGCGGCGCCCACTGTGGTGGCGATCAGGACAACCGCCCATACGACAACGCGAGCGACGAGCCCTGCAGCGAGCAACGACGCCGCCGCTCCCAGCGCGGTGGCGGCCATCCCCATCACGATGCAGTAGAGGCCGAACCCGGAGTGGGCCGGCGGACAGGTCTTGCGTTTCTGGCCGTTCATGTTCACGTCCGGCTGTCTCGCCATCACTTCCCGACCGGTCCTGATTCCATCCGGGACCCTATGTACCGCACTACCGCGTGCCATGCCTGCGGGGTGAACGACAGTACGCCAGAGCCGGGCACCTTGGAATCGCGGACCAGGACCCGAGCTGCCGTGAAAGCGACCTCGCAGCAGGTCCCAGCTTCTGTGCTGTAGCTGCTCTTCCGCCATGTGAACGTGCTCCCGCCACGACGCAACGCTGCCCCCCTCTCGCTGCTCAAGGCGCGTTCCTCATCGACCCCTGACGTGCGACGCGACCCCTCGGACACCAGGACACGGCGTCACGGGCCGCCATCGCGTCTGAGGATGGATACCCCGCATGGCATCCCGGAGAACGTCCCCGGCTGGACGGCTTGAAGTCGGCCGGAAGACGCACGCCCGCGCACAGCAGTGGCCCGCACACGCCTCGGAGGACCGCACACGCAGAACCCGGCGCCGAGAAGCCCCCCGTGGCTTCTCGGCGCCGGGCGTTCCCCCGTGCTCCCCCGTCCCCAGGGGCGGCTACTCGGTCGCGATCGCGTTCAGGACGTTCATCCGGCCCGCCCGGAACGCCGGGATGAGGGCGGCGAACAGGCCCACGAAGGCCGAGCCGATGAAGACCGCTGTGATGGTCGGCCAGGGGATGTCCAGGACCTTCAGGCCCTCCAGGGCGAGGAGCTTCTGGGCGGTGGCGCCCCAGCCCATGCCCAGTCCCAGTCCCAGCAGGGCGCCGAAGAGGGCGATCACCACCGACTCCAGGCGGATCATCCGTCGCAGCTGGCGCCGCGAGAGGCCGATGGCCCGCATCAGGCCGATCTCCCGGGTCCGCTCGACCACCGACAGCGCCAGGGTGTTCACGACACCCAGGATCGCGACGATGATCGCGAGGGCCAGCAGACCGTAGATCATGTTCAGGAGCTGCCCGATCTGGTCCTTGAAGGCCTGCTTGTAGTCGGTCTGGTCGCGCACGGTGTACTGCGGGTAGTCGTGCAGCGAAGCCTTCAGCGACTTGTACGCGGCGTCCTGCTGACCCTCCTTGGCGTTGGCGAAGACCAGCTGGTCGAGGGGCATCTTGTCGGCCGGCACGTACTTGGCGAGCGTGGCGATCGAGATGTACTTCGAACCCGCGTCGATGACGACGTCACTGCTGGTGATCGCCCGGACCGTCAGCTCGGCGGTCGCGCCGTCCTTGAAGTCGACCTTGATCTTCGAGCCCAGGTGGATGCCGTGCGCCTTGGCGAACTTCTCGTGCACGGACATCGAGTCCGGCCGGTAGGCGTCGGCGAGCTTCCCGGCGACGGTCTTGGTGCGCAGGTCGGTCGCGTAGGACGGGTCGGCCGCCGTGATGTCGGTGTCCTTGAGCGTCTTGCCGTCGGGGGTCGTGTAGTCGGCCTCCGTGATCCGGTACTCGGTGACGTGTTCGAGGCCAGGCGTGTCCTTGACGGCCTTCACCGCGGCCGGCGTGACCAGCTGCCCGCTGTCGGACTGGATGATGAAGTCCGTGCCGACCGACTTGTCGAGCTCTTCACCGGCCGAGGCGACCATGGACGAGCCGACGACCGACAGACAGGCCACCAGCGCGAGGCCGATCATCAGGGCGGCGCCCGTGGCTCCCGTCCGGCGCGGGTTGCGCAGGGCGTTGCGCTCGGCCAGGCGGCCGACCGGACCGAACACCCTGAGGACGACCGCGCCCAGGACGCGCACCATGCCACCGGCGAGCAGCGGGCCGATCACGACGAACCCGATCAGGGAGAGCACCACGCCGAGGCCGAGCCACAGCGAGCCCTCCTTGGCCTTGTCGGCCGCGGCGGCCAGGTAGAGCGCGTAGCCGCCACCGGCGGTCAGGACCGTGCCCACCAAGGCCCTCACCCGGCCGGCCTTGGCGTCGGCGGGGGCACCCGCGTCCCGCAGGGCGGCCATGGGCGAGACCTTGCCCGCGCGGCGGGCCGGCAGCCAGGCGGCGAGGACGGTGACGACCACGCCGAGGAGCAGGCCGACCACCGGGGTCGTCCAGGCGACCGTCAGATCGCTGGTCGACAGGTTCATCCCGATGGAGCCCATGAGCTTCATCAGCCCGACCGCGAGCCCGACGCCCGCGGCGACCCCCAGCACCGACCCGAACACGCCCAGGAGCAGCGCCTCGACCAGCACGGACCGGTTGACCTGCCCGCGGGAGGAGCCGACGGCCCGCATCAGGCCGATCTCCCTGGTCCGCTGCGCGACCAGCATCGAGAAGGTGTTGATGATCAGGAAGATGCCGACGAGGAAGGCGATCCCGGCGAAGCCGAGCATCGCGTACTTCATGACGTTCATGAAGCCCTCGACGTCCTTCTGGTTGGCGTCGGCGGTCTCCTTGGCCGTCTGCACCTTGTACGCGCCGCCGAGCTCGCCGGCGACGTTCTGCTTCAGCTGCGCGTCGGTGACCCCGGACGCGGCCGTGACGTTGACGTTGGTGAACACGTTCGGCTGGCCGACGAGCGCCGCCTGGGCGGTCTTGGTGTCCAGGTAGAAGATCGCCGCACCGGGGTTGGTGACCTGGAACTCGGCGATGCCGGAGATCTTCGCCCGGTGCGTGCCGACCGCGCTGATCACGCCGATCTCGTCACCGAGCTTCAGGTGGTGCTTGTCGACGGTGTCCTTGTCGACCATGACCTGGCCGGAGTTCTTCGGCGCCGCACCGGAGGTGATCTTCATGGTGCGGGCGTCATTGCCGTTCCAGCTGCCGACGATGGTCGGGCCGCCGCCGGACGGCGAGAGGCTGTCCTTGTCGGCGTCCACCACGGTCACCGAGGTCGAGAAGACGGTCCCCTCCGCCGTCTTCACGCCCTGTGCCTCGCGCACCTTGCCGAGCACGGAGGCCGGCATGACCGGCGGCTTGCCGTTGTCCGAGGTCGTCTCGCCGCTGTCGGAGGCGCCCTTGGCGCTCACCGTCACGTCCGAGGACGTGGCCGCGAAGAGCTTGTCGAAGGTGGTGTTCATCGTGTCGGTGAACACCAGCGTCCCGCAGACGAAGGCGACCGACAGCAGGACGGCCACGGCCGACAGGGCCATGCGTCCCTTGTGCGCGAAGAAGTTGCGCATCGAGGTCTTCATGACGGTCATGACGTGCGCCCCCGGGCGTCGAAGTCCTTCATGCGGTCCAGGACGGCCTCCGCGGTGGGCTTGTACATCTCGTCGACGATCCGGCCGTCGGCGAGGTACAGCACGCGGTCCGCGTACGAGGCGGCCACCGGGTCGTGCGTGACCATCACGATGGTCTGCCCGAGCTCGTCGACGGAACGGCGCAGGAATCCCAGCACCTCGGCGCCCGCGCGCGAGTCGAGGTTTCCGGTCGGCTCGTCACCGAAGATGATCTCGGGGCGGGCGGCCAGGGCGCGGGCCACGGCGACACGCTGCTGCTGTCCGCCGGAGAGCTGGGTGGGCCGGTGCCTGAGCCGGTCCGAAAGTCCAACGGTGTCCACCACGCGCGCGAGCCACTGCTTGTCGGGCTTGCGTCCGGCGATGTCCATGGGCAGCGTGATGTTCTCGAGCGCGTTGAGCGTCGGCAGCAGGTTGAACGCCTGGAAGATGAACCCGACCCGGTCCCGGCGCAGTTGCGTGAGCTTCTTGTCCTTCAGGCCGGTGATCTCGGTGTCGTCCAGATGGATCTGACCGCTCGTCACGGTGTCGAGACCGGCGAGGCAGTGCATGAGGGTGGACTTGCCGGACCCCGAGGGCCCCATGATCGCGGTGAACTGTCCGCGAGCGATGTCCACGTCCACATGGTCCAGGGCGACGACGCGGGTCTCGCCGGACCCGTACGCCTTGACGACCTGCCGCGCCCGCGCGGCAACGGCCGTACGCCCTCCAGTGCCCCCGTGCCTGGTGATTGTTACAGCCGATGTCACGGTATGTCTCCTATATCGGTCAGTCAATGAGCCGCCGGGACCGCCCGGCGTTCGGTAAGTGGTGGTGCCCGCTTGGGTACGGCGTTCAGTCTGGTCCCGCGGGACGGTCCGGCGCGCTGGTGCTCAGCACCCTCTTCTACGGGGGAAAACCCCACCCCCGTCGATCCGGCCGCCCCTCCCCCACCGCTCCCCAGCGGCGTAAAGCCAGGTTAAGGACGGGCCAGGGCCCTTCTCGTCCTCCGACGGTACGAACCCTCCCCGAGCCCTGGTACGGAGGTACCCCTAGGGGCAGTCCACCGACAGGTGGAGGCGATCTAGGGGTCGGCTCCACCCTTCGGCCCACCGAGGCTGCACCCTGCCGCCACGTGAGGGTCAAGTGGGAGAGTGGTCGGCGGCAGATAGATGCAGGGGGAAGGAATCCGCGTGGACGACACGAAGCCGGCGATACACGAGTCCGCGCGGCAGGTCTCCACGAACCGGCGCGGAGCCGTCGTGGCCGCCCTGATGCTGGCGATGGCCCTTGCCGCCCTGGACGCCACCATCGTCTCCACGGCGGTCCCGCAGATCGTCGGCGACCTGGGCGGCTTCTCGGTCTTCTCCTGGCTGTTCTCCGGCTATCTGCTGGCCGTGACGGTCACGCTGCCGCTGTACGGCAAGCTGTCCGACACCTTCGGGCGGAAGCCGGTGCTGATCGCGGGCTCGGTGCTGTTCCTGCTCGGCTCGCTGCTGTGCGCGCTGGCGTGGAACATGGGGGCGCTGATCGCGTTCCGGATCGTGCAGGGGCTGGGCGGCGGGGCTCTTCAGGGCACGGTCCAGACGCTCGCCGCCGACCTCTACCCGCTCGAGGAGCGTCCGAGGATCCAGGCCAAGCTGTCCACGGTGTGGGCGGTGGCGGCGGTCGCGGGGCCGGGGATCGGCGGCGTGCTCGCCGCGTACGCGGACTGGCGGTGGATCTTCCTGGTCAACCTGCCGATCGGCGCGGTGGCGCTGTGGCTGATCGTCCGTCATCTGCACGAACCGGTCCGGGAAGCACGCTCCACGCGCGCGCGTGTCGACTGGGCGGGCGCGCTCGCGGTGTTCGCGTGCGGGGGTGTGCTGCTGACGGCGCTGGTGCAGGGCGGGGTGGCGTGGCCGTGGTTGTCGTGGCCGTCACTGGGCCTGTTCGGCACCGGACTCGCCCTGGTGGCCGCCGTGGTCCTGATCGAACGCCGGGTGGCCGAACCGATCATTCCCGGCTGGGTGTGGCGCCGCCGCACGATCGCCGCGGTGAACCTGGCCCTGGGCGCCCTGGGCCTCCTCATGGTGGCGCCCACGGTCTTCCTGCCGACGTACGCCCAGTCGGTGCTCGGCCTCGGTCCGGTCGCGGCCGGATTCGTGCTGTCCGTATGGACGTTGAGCTGGCCGGTCTCCGCGGCGCTGAGCCAGCACGTGTACCGGCGCATCGGCTTCCGCCGCACGGCGATGCTGGGCATCGCCGCGGCGGCCCTGATCCTCTTCGCCTTCCCTCTCCTCCCCTACCCGGGCGCGGCCTGGCAGCCCACCCTCCTGATGCTGCTCCTGGGCGCCGCGCTGGGCCTGTTCCAACTCCCCCTGATCGTGGGGGTCCAGTCGACGGTCGGCTGGGCGGAACGCGGCACGACCACGGCGTCCGTCCTCTTCTGCCGCCAGACCGGTCAGACGGTCGGCGCGGCGGTCTTCGGCGCGGTCGCCAACGGCGTCCTGGCGAGCCGGCTGGGCGGGGCGAGCGATCTCGACTCCGTCACGCGCGCGTTGGACGCCGGTACGGCCCCGGAGGCGACCCGCGCGGCGATCGCGGACGCGGTGCACGCGGTGTACGTGGGGGCGGGGTGCGCGGCGGCGCTGGCGTTCGGGGTCCTGCTGGTGCTGGCGCCACGACGCTTCCCCGTGCTCAAGGAGCAGTGAGCGCCCGAGGCCGTGGCGGAGTCCACGGGGCGGTCGACGACACGGTCGCCGGGATCGCCGTACATGCACCCGTACATGCACCCGACGTAGGCGCCCGAGCACGCTCCGGTGAGGCCAAAAGTCCGAGTTAACGCGGGTAACACCGCAGGTCAGCGAAGTAAGCGCATACCGACCAATCAGTTTGCTGAAAGGGCTGTGCAATTCCGAACCGCCGAGTAACGTGCGGGGCTCCGCTCCCCCGTCCACCCCCCAACTCCCTGCGGCCCGCCGCGCCGGGCCCGAGCCACGCAAGGAGCAACGGGATGTCTCACCACCCGTCGCAGCCGTATCCCACCTATCCCTGGCAGCCCCCCGCCCCACCGCCCGAACCCGCCCCGCACCGCTCGCGTCACCGCTCCCCGCTCGGCCACCACAGCGATCTGCGGATCCTGCGCAGCGCCTACCGCTGGCAGCGGCGCACCGCCACGCTCACCGCGCTCGGCTACTTCACGCTCTTCCTCGTCCTGTCCGCGTACGCGCCGTCCTTCATGGCGAGCAGCATCACCGACGGACTGCCCACCGGCCTGCTCCTGGCCCTGCTCCAACTGCCCGTCACCTGGCTGGCGATCGCGGTGTACGAGCACACCGCGCGGCGCTACGTCGACCCGCTCGCGGACCGCATCCGCAAGCAGTCCGAGGTGGACGCCAGGCGAGAGGCGGCGGCCCGATGACCGGCTTCAGCGACTCCGCGCAGGCGATGAGCCTGGTGGCGTTCTCCGCCGTCGCCACCATCACGCTCCTGCTGTGCGTGATGACCGGCCCGGACGGCGACGACCTCGACGAGTTCTACACCGGCTACAGCTCCCTGTCCGCCATGCGCAACGGCCTCGCCATCGCGGGCGACTACATCTCCGCCGCGACCGTCCTCGGCACCGGCGGGGTCATCGCGCTCTACGGCTACGACGGCATCGTCCTCGCGCTCAGCACGGCCCTGTCGCTGATGCTGCTGATGTTCCTGCTGGCCGAACCCCTGCGCAACGCGGGCCGGTTCACCATGGGCGACGCCCTCGCGCGCCGGATGCCGGGACGCGCGGTGCGCATCGCCGCCTGCCTGGTCACCCTCGCCGCGCTGCTGCCGCTGATGCTGGTGCAGCTCGCCGGGGCCGGCCAACTGCTGGCGTTCATCCTGGGGTTCTCCGGCGACTCGCTGAAGACGGGCTTCATCATCGGCCTGGGCATCCTGATGATCAGTTACGCGGCCATCGGCGGCATGAAGGGCACCGCCCTCATCCAGATCCTGAAGATGGTCATGCTCCTCGGCTCGGGCGCCGTGATCGCCGTACTGGTCATGCACCGGTTCGACTGGAACCCGGCGGCGCTGTTCGACACGGCGGCCCGGCAGAGCGGGGTGGGGTCCGACTTCCTGCAGTCCGGGCTGGAGTTCGCGGGCGGGCCGTACCCGCGCGTCGACATGATCACCGCGCAGCTCGCGGTCGTCATCGGCGGGGCCTGTCTGCCGCACGTCACCATGCGCATGTACACCGCCTCCAGCGCCCGTCAGGTACGGCGTTCGATGTCCTGGGCGGTGTCGGCGGTGGCCGTGTTCATCCTGGTCATCACGGTCGTCGGGGTGGGAACGACGGCGATGATCGGGCGGACGGTGATCGCGGAGGCGGACCCGCAGGGCAACACGGCGTATCTGCTGGGCTCCCGCGCGGTGTTCGGGCCCGACGTGTCGACCGGGGAGACGTTCCTGTTCACCACGGTCACCACGGCGCTCTTCCTCACCCTGCTCGCCTCCGTCGCCGGCATGATCCTCGCCTGTGCCAACTCCCTGGCCCACGACGTGTTCGCGGCGCGGGCCCGGTCGATGCCGCCGCAGCGCGAGATCCTCCTGGCCCGGGTGTCGGCGCTGGCGGTCGGCGTCCCCACGATCTTCCTCGCGACGCTGATCCAGCACCGCAGTCTGCAGCCGCTGGTGATCCTGTCCTTCTGCGTCGGCGCGTCCGCGCTGGCGCCCGCGCTCGTCTACACCCTCTTCTGGCGGCGCTACACCCGCACGGGGCTGCTGTGCACGCTGATCGGCGGCACGGTGACGGTGCTCCTGCTGATGCCGGGCACGAATCTCGTGTCGGGGTCGCCTGTGTCCGCGTTCCCCGAAGCCGACTTCAACTGGCTGCCGTTCACGACGACCGGGCTGGTGTCCATTCCGGCGGGGTTCTTGCTCGGGTGGCTGGGGACGGTGATCTCGGGCCGCCGGAAGGCGGAGGAGCAGCGGCAGCAGTACGAGGCCGTGGAGGGGTGGATTCTGGCGGGGGCTGTGCGGAGGGGGTGACGGGGCGTGGGGCCGGGTCCGGGCGCCTGGGGTCGTGTGTCGGGCGCGGGCCGGGTGGGGGCTGGTCGCGCAGTTCCCCGCGCCCCTGGGTGGGTGTCCGGCCTGTTGCCCTGTGCGGCGGGACCGACT is a genomic window containing:
- a CDS encoding cation acetate symporter, whose translation is MTGFSDSAQAMSLVAFSAVATITLLLCVMTGPDGDDLDEFYTGYSSLSAMRNGLAIAGDYISAATVLGTGGVIALYGYDGIVLALSTALSLMLLMFLLAEPLRNAGRFTMGDALARRMPGRAVRIAACLVTLAALLPLMLVQLAGAGQLLAFILGFSGDSLKTGFIIGLGILMISYAAIGGMKGTALIQILKMVMLLGSGAVIAVLVMHRFDWNPAALFDTAARQSGVGSDFLQSGLEFAGGPYPRVDMITAQLAVVIGGACLPHVTMRMYTASSARQVRRSMSWAVSAVAVFILVITVVGVGTTAMIGRTVIAEADPQGNTAYLLGSRAVFGPDVSTGETFLFTTVTTALFLTLLASVAGMILACANSLAHDVFAARARSMPPQREILLARVSALAVGVPTIFLATLIQHRSLQPLVILSFCVGASALAPALVYTLFWRRYTRTGLLCTLIGGTVTVLLLMPGTNLVSGSPVSAFPEADFNWLPFTTTGLVSIPAGFLLGWLGTVISGRRKAEEQRQQYEAVEGWILAGAVRRG
- a CDS encoding DUF485 domain-containing protein, which codes for MSHHPSQPYPTYPWQPPAPPPEPAPHRSRHRSPLGHHSDLRILRSAYRWQRRTATLTALGYFTLFLVLSAYAPSFMASSITDGLPTGLLLALLQLPVTWLAIAVYEHTARRYVDPLADRIRKQSEVDARREAAAR